Within the Montipora foliosa isolate CH-2021 chromosome 11, ASM3666993v2, whole genome shotgun sequence genome, the region aaacaatacctttgcacgctctgcacgtgcatttttagtttttgtacatttctttcacgttttcggcaaatctgcgaaaacttgactactttgaaacacaataaatcggaaatattcaatatttagtctccatataataaaaagaacattacacgttggctcgaagatatgaattttatgttctcgtggcaagaacaatatctcactcgttcgcttcgtgagatattgttcttgccactcgtgagatattgttcttgccactcgaacataaaattcatatcttctcgccaccgtgtaatatcctctatttaaagACGATATGATTTCGTGTATTTATAACTTCAAGTACTGAAAACGAGCTTTATCTTTTCTAGAAAATTAAGTTTTCATCGCGCGGTTTTTTATGTCGAGTTAGTCAAGGTATAAAAGCCGCATTCTGGAAGAACGTCTCTTTGTCGCAAAAACAAATTGTCAATACATGTATTGTAAATTTTGCCCAAAAAGCTTCAGCGAGTTGGAAGGCGAATGAATGCATCCACGCAAGTTTATAGTGTTCAAATTGAAACGTCTGTTTACGAGTCAAGGACCATTGATGCCAGTCACTGTTCTTTATGAAGGAAGAATATTTTTGGAGTACTTATCTGCTCAATACATCTTTAAACAACGTTATCTCCACAGCTGCCGATAGATAAAAGAAGACTGATATTTCGTTTGGCCGACTTGTCTTCTTTTACCAAATAATTTCGACAGCCTTATCTCTTTTTTTATTCTGAATGTTATTGTTGCCCTTTTAAAGGTTATTAGTTATGTTTAATTTTTGAGATGAggaagtttttttctttaatctcAACGGAAGTCAAATAAAGAGGATGCACGACAGCTGGCACGAACGCACATAAAGGGCACGTAGCGTCTCGAAATCTTTTCACGCGAGGATTTCTGCGAGGCAAGACTTAGTCATAGGTTTCATTTTTTCGTGCAAAATTGAGGACCCTTCAGAATGAAACTTTGATTTTGATTCATAAGCTTTTAAGACCCTTGAGAATGGAACTTGATTCATAAGCTTCAAAGGGAAGTCTGTGGATGAAATTAAAGGCAGGCTAACTAGAGTAGCTTGTAGTCCTTTCCTAtaatgttgtttatttattcatggGGAAACTACTGACAATTGCTATCCTGCAGCGCACTTTATTAATCTGTCGGCGATGACTGTAATATAAGTTCATCTTTCCACTGAGCCTCAGGCAAACTTACTGTTAATAGAGATAAAAACGTTTAGCGTTTTGACAATTCTCCCACTGTGTAGTGAAATGATCCACGTTGAAAGTAAAATTCAGTAGAGCGTCATGAAATTCAAAAGCGCTCAGCTCGCATCAGTAAAATATCACAACAATTGCAATTCAACATTTCCGAAAATGAATTTGTTACTGACATGAGCAGTCTGTAGCTATAGCTTGGTGTTTGGCAAAACAGACTTTAATTTGTCTCATTTTGCGTTTTATAATGATGACTTTTTACCTTGCCGAAGTAAAATATTCAATTGTCGGATGTATGCAAAGtcaatttttcagttttacagGTGTAGCATACTTTGTAGTGCAGCCTTCGCAATTTTCATAATGCGTTTTCTGTATATTACACAATTGATTTTGTTTATCAAAACTTCACGTTATGCAATGAGGACGAGCCATCTGTTTCAGCTGTATTTAATTCTGTTTATGAGTTATTAAGGACACTCCTTCTCCCTTGCTTGTCGGCGGAAGAATCAAAGTAAAATCTACCGTGTGACGTTTCCTTGTGGTTCTGTTTATGTTGCACAGGGTGGCTCTAGATTTTGAGTCGGTGCACTAGATCTTTATTTTTGACCATTCAAGTGAAAGATACTGAGCAGTAGTATCCTATAAATGAAGTTTATTATGCTTAATAGTGTAGTCCTATCTTTCGACTGTGCGAACGATTAAAGCCTTGTTTATAACACTTTACGTCGAAAGCTTTAGAATCAGTAAAAAACGGTTTTTTTCTCCGGTGGTGCTATTTCTCTTTGCTGCACAAGATGGCTATAATGTTTGGGTTTGTGAATTAATTCATTACGTTTCAGTATTCAATTGATTAATTTAGCTTTTCGATCATTCGTCCATCTTCATTGTGCAATAAAGGTGCTGTGGGGGTGAAAAGCTAGTTCTAAGTTCTCCTCATTTTCGAGTTTTTCCTGTGATTATTCAATGTCAGGTTaggtaaaaatatatatgtatttttaatCACAGAATTCGAAAAAGTAAAATGAACCAAAAAAGATCTTAGCGATACGATAATTGCTTGGCAACTGACTTAGAACTACAACACTTGGAAGAAGCTTTTTCTGTTAGATATTGAAAATGAACGTGTCAAAACTTTATCACTTTATTGCTTGTGGTATATTTCCTGCGTCAATCAATTGAGCTGTCATTACGAGGACTTTCAAAGTATTGTATTTCAAATCTTCGCAGTAAACACTTTACCTCAGGCACCACGCGCGGGTAAAGCTCGACAGTTACGTAATCACATTTAACGAGATTTAACGCTTGGCTCCTGAATGCGGTAGGTTTCAATTGACAAACGCGCGTTCATCCAAATAGATCCCGCAttatttaaattcaaatttaacACTCCGAATTCGTCATCAGTGgagtttctttctttgttattatttgtCACATTTACGGTCTACAATCTCCTTCGCAGGAGCCACATTACCTACATCATCTACGATGGCTTCCTGTGGTTCTGTTTGCTCTTTTCTACCATGAAATATTGGTTTAAATCCTTAGAACTTTGAAATTTGATTCTGAATGGTGCGCTGTTCAATAAAGTAATTAAAGTCTGTGGATGTATATTGCTTAGCTAAGATGTTTTAGGTTCAGCCTGAAAGAACCCCATCACTCTTAATTTGTGGATTTGCATGGGTATCACGTTCGAGCTGGTGCAACTGGACACTGAGCAATCTTGCGATCATATTTACTTTGTCGTTGAATGTTTACTCTTCGGCGGGACGAAATGAAGTTTCGCATGCAATTCCAATTAAAGTTACGGATTCTctagaatatatattttttcaaaacgGCTTTTTTTGTTCGAAAGAGACAAGTCGAAAGAATCTTAAATATTGCTATTCTTTTGTCGAATTGTATTCCTTAAAGAGGATAGATGGTGCGTAGACGTGGAAATAAAACCAGTAGGCCCGTGAAAGCCAAAACACTTAAAAACTACAAGCTATCCAGCTTTATCTATCTTACCGTGAACGGAATCCATCCGAAGAGATACACTACTGAAATTAAGCCCATTGTTCTGGAGAATTGTGTTTCCGTATCGTCGCGTTCGACGGCCGCTGTTTTTGGCTTTAGCTTAGCGCAGCGTCGACTGACCCCTGGAATAACCACGTTTGTGACAGAAACGCGCCTTTTCTTGGTCCTGAAAAGTTCCCAAATAACTATTAAGTTACAGCACAACACCACGATGGCGGGTAATCCTCCGAGTATGGCGTAGACAACGCAGAACGTGCGATCCGACGCACTTTGTGGAAACCAGTTTACCATGCAAAAAGATCCTCGTAAGTTTCGTGCGAAACTGCCAAACCGACAGATCGGGAAGACAGAGAAGACAAAAGAACATGTGATGGTTACAAACAGAAGAAGTTTTGCTTTGTTGACGGTCATAGTTCTGCGGTGAAAGAACGGCCTAGTTACGGCTACACAACGATCTACCGCCATTGACATTGCGAGAAACGCTGAATAGAGTGTGgagaacaaaaacacaaatCCTTGAAAGTCGCAAAGTTGTTGCCCGCCCATCCATTGCCCGTTTGTATAAAATAACCAGGATGGTATTGAGAATAGAGTAATCGAAATGAGATCAACAGAAGACAATCCCAATACAAAAACATTCGGGCTTTGAGGCTGCGAGTGTAACAGTTTGGCTGAAGCAAGTATAGCAAACGCGTTTGCTAAAATTCCCGTTATTGATAGTATGTAGAAAAGTACGGCGTCTACAGTCAGACGAAATTCCCCCTGCATTATGCTTCCAGCGACCGATGAAAATGCTACTTTTTCTGTTTCGTACACGCTGCACTTTGGGTTCTAATTGGCCATTATTTGTCCTGGATTGCCTTGTCGTGACTCTATATTCATCGCGTTTGTTGCATATTCATCGTGACGATTTGTTTCCGTCtaacttcatttttttctccctttgagaaactgaaaacaaacgGCATGCTACTGCTTTTGACGAGCAGCAGTTGTGCTCACTGTATGTTAAATTGTGTATAAGTTCTTAActattttaaattgtaatttgCACCTTCAAAAATTAACATTCGAAATAGATAACTTATCAATCTTGATGGCTTTCAGTTTTTGCTacgtgttttttcttttaatttcgctAGGGGCAACCTTGCGTGGATTTGTGGTAACTATGATTTGGGTTTTGGAAAGCAAGCATAGTTTTTAAACGGACGTTTAAATGTAGTGGATGTTTTTCCATACAAACAGTATGACGTAAAAAAATTATGGAACCTTTTTGATTATAGGAAGAAATGTAAAATATTCTAGTGGAGATCTTGAATGGCGGACTTGATTTCCCTTTGTGAAGTAAATCCTCTTATTCCCACACTATTATAATTCTATTCAAGAAACTAATTTTGTTGGACGTGTGTGGTGCTGTTTGCTTTAACTGTTTTTTCTTATGCTCGGTATGCTCGCGTTTTAATTAATTTCCATTTGTTTGGTCTTTTTCGAATTTGACCAAAGTACAGAGCATATTGATGGAGATGGAACTTTGATTCGTCATTGATCTGTTGACTGGTATTGCAGTGCGAAAGGCCTCCATGCGGTGTCTTTCGCTCGACGCGGCGTCTTTCTCTCGATAATTTGTTTTATATTCGTATAGGCTTCGACCGTATTTTCTTCTTTTAGAGGTTTATTTCGTAATATACCCACAGCTGCTGAAGCTGCTCAAAGAAGCAAGAAGTCATGTCCCTTCTCTCATTTGCTTTGAGGACACCTGCACTATGATGTACcgttttaaaacaaagagaTATTTACAATAGTTTCACCCGGCGTActtatctgcaaaaaggttAAATGCGGAGATATCAGTAATGAAATTGAACGGACTTAACCGCTGCTTGTAATCATGGATTTATATGCAACTATCAGTCCCCGTCAGCCAGTTTGATAATTTCTCCGGCtgcttgtgattggtttaaatatCTCACATGACGTTGTATTTCCATTCCCTCCGCCAAAAATCGAGGATGGATACTGGCCGTTAGATCTCTTTCGTGGAAGAGGATGTCACATATTTTCTGAGTAATTTTTTTCTGAACTTTTTctccaaatttcatttttctgcTTCTTGTTGTTATCTTCAAAATAGTGTAATCTCATGGTAGTAGCACATGGTTACAAAGCAATATTTTGGATAGAGTCAGTGATGATATCTTCGCTTCTCAGCGAAGTGTCTTTTAGACATAAGATCCTTCTTCAACTAGTCCCCCGTCAAAATGTACCACTGACATTACTTTTGAAGCAAGATTGACCAGTCGTTTGCTATGCATTATTTATTTAAGTTCATCtgatttctttctctctttcataAGCTTGTGGACGATCCCATCTTCATTCCGATCAGTACCCTCGAGCAGCGTAAtggcaaaccagttcaattcaATCTCGTGGGTCAAGCCATGATGGAAGGTAAAACAGGTTCGCTGAGGATCGAAGACGCCATACGAAGCATTCCTAAGGGAGACTTTCAAGATGGTGTGATGCTCGTCACGCTACCATCAACTTATTACTATTCATCAATCAAAGACTCTGAGTATGTGTTTGCCTTTAACCTTGCCGACGCCGATAAGCTTTATCGGAGACCAGCGTCACCGCCCCCTGGACGAGTGACACCTGTCAGTTACTATGCCAACGTCGAGGCATACAACTCCACGGAATTAAGGGAGGTAAATATGATTTAAAGTCGGGAACAATCTATTTGACCCCAGAGGGTTTCAGTCTATCATGTTGCAATTATTGCTCTTATCGACACCTAAAGACAATAATATAACTCTGCAATGCCACTTGGCACAGTTTGTGTCCCCTACCGTGTCCTCCAAGGCATTCATGCGATCATCTGGTAGCATAAGCATaataaggagtttaagaaacgacgacggctacggctacggcaacgccaaaaagcaatcatattattggttaaaagaaccaaaatgctcgtgctgcacgtgcggcacgcttttttgaacat harbors:
- the LOC137977686 gene encoding prostaglandin E2 receptor EP4 subtype-like gives rise to the protein MQGEFRLTVDAVLFYILSITGILANAFAILASAKLLHSQPQSPNVFVLGLSSVDLISITLFSIPSWLFYTNGQWMGGQQLCDFQGFVFLFSTLYSAFLAMSMAVDRCVAVTRPFFHRRTMTVNKAKLLLFVTITCSFVFSVFPICRFGSFARNLRGSFCMVNWFPQSASDRTFCVVYAILGGLPAIVVLCCNLIVIWELFRTKKRRVSVTNVVIPGVSRRCAKLKPKTAAVERDDTETQFSRTMGLISVVYLFGWIPFTVRLIGNAFYDWQNSSADLIVCCLLLLNLIADPFMYVLMRKQYRKVLKMMLTCRCNSRGNRVAPMANTSLHPSISSASLQAFCFTMSDEQQLNDLRETLQRTFSHPAGNSHSKP